Sequence from the [Clostridium] scindens genome:
GTAGCGATAATTAATCAAAGCAAGGAGAAGATAAAGACAGAATTATTTCTGGAGATGGCCCAGAAGATGGAAAAGATTAAGGATATAAATGTAGCGCAAGATTTTTCTGTTGAAGCGTATATAGCCGAGGCCTTGGCACTTGACAGCGTGAGAGCAAAATCCCAACTCTATAAGATTGATTTTAATAAGCATAAGTTTAAAACCTCTATGCAGGCAATATTTACCTTTGGGATATACACTAGAAAGAAAGCAAAAGAAACGCTCTATGCAGTACAGGAAGAAGAAAGAAAAGTAGAGGCGGAAATTGCCAAGATGGAGGCGGAATGTGTTAAGCTAAGGGCAATTGAAGAGTCTCTTGCAAATGTGGAGCATTACTTTGCTTCTCTGATTGAATTATATGAGAACCTGTTGATCAGGCTCGATAATTCAGTCAACTATCTCTATGTAAGATGCATGTCATTTGCCCACCACCTGGTACATACGGAAATGAGCATAAGAAGGCTGCCTAAGATGCAGCAGAAAGAGGTTGAGGCTATTATTACCGCAAGCAAGATCCTGAAGGCGATGACCGATGCACAGATAACATCTGTAGAGGATCAGGAAAAGGTCAATTGCTATAGCACGAATCTAAAACAGCAGTATGAAGAAATGAGCGAAGTATATCAGGCAGCCTAGGAGGTGTTTGGAATGGATGAACAAAGGAAAGAAGCAGTTGGGCGATTAAAAACGGCATCTCCGTTAGAGGCGACACAGATTTTACAGCAGATGGAACTTTATGATGCGAAGTCTTCTCAGGAAGTCATCGATGAGGTGTACGTGCAGTTCAAGTCTGGTGAAAATATGAAAGATGAAGTGCTTAAGCCGGTCTTTATGTCTGTGGTTGACGGCCTTCTGGAGGCTACGGCAGGAGGGCGCGCCGCGCGTAAAAAGGGGCTGACTGCCTCCCGGGTCCTGCAGGAGTGCGAGCGTTTTTCCTATAATAATGAACCCAATAATGGTACTTATGTAAATGGCTATACAGAGTATAAAAATGCAAAAGAATTCGATG
This genomic interval carries:
- a CDS encoding DNA repair protein, producing MGIFGGFVGKVWKAVKAGGSKAVKGIKKTGRAIKHGTTNLWNKFSGKNKFEEADQLYQQISERYRSKRRQFDADVGSLTDKIESHVAIINQSKEKIKTELFLEMAQKMEKIKDINVAQDFSVEAYIAEALALDSVRAKSQLYKIDFNKHKFKTSMQAIFTFGIYTRKKAKETLYAVQEEERKVEAEIAKMEAECVKLRAIEESLANVEHYFASLIELYENLLIRLDNSVNYLYVRCMSFAHHLVHTEMSIRRLPKMQQKEVEAIITASKILKAMTDAQITSVEDQEKVNCYSTNLKQQYEEMSEVYQAA